The following are encoded in a window of Stigmatella erecta genomic DNA:
- a CDS encoding AraC family transcriptional regulator — translation MRKTPKQLAEKPTPLELRDPRGDAVADVLGASLIRHALYSPIEARAPWGLRIPRRNRASFYLVAHGSARLEVEGERAHVLSSGEAGFVPHGTAHVLRDSADSEPLPVCDGPYSLSWVPRRIGGHGAATAIVAGFFELSDGRGPVLLQGVPPLVVLSASDPASGPWISAAVQFILAESASPRPAGNIVLQRLADVLFVLALRSTVGNGPCQRGAIAAVADPRVYETLSLMHARVAEPWTVDMLARRVGMSRSGFAARFTELVGESPLQYLARWRIARAAELLRDTTEKVETIAGRVGYESVPAFSRAFKRLQGTGPAAFRRGPFAHTDEKRSAVGDALPQGHGREQRPRR, via the coding sequence ATGCGCAAAACTCCAAAACAGTTAGCTGAAAAGCCAACGCCGTTGGAGCTTCGAGATCCACGGGGAGACGCGGTCGCCGACGTGCTCGGCGCCTCGCTGATCCGGCACGCACTCTACAGCCCCATCGAGGCGCGCGCGCCGTGGGGGCTTCGCATTCCCCGCCGGAATCGCGCGAGCTTTTACCTCGTCGCGCACGGCAGCGCACGGCTCGAGGTCGAGGGGGAGCGAGCGCACGTCCTATCGTCTGGAGAGGCCGGGTTCGTCCCACACGGCACGGCCCACGTGCTGCGCGATTCGGCTGACAGCGAGCCGCTCCCGGTCTGCGACGGACCTTACTCTCTCAGCTGGGTGCCCCGGCGCATCGGGGGGCACGGCGCAGCCACCGCCATTGTCGCGGGCTTCTTCGAACTGAGCGACGGACGCGGGCCTGTGCTCCTTCAGGGCGTGCCGCCGCTCGTCGTCTTGTCGGCGAGCGACCCTGCCTCGGGGCCATGGATCTCCGCTGCGGTTCAATTCATTCTCGCCGAGAGCGCGTCGCCCCGGCCGGCGGGGAACATCGTGCTTCAGCGTCTTGCCGACGTGCTGTTCGTGCTCGCACTCCGCTCGACGGTGGGGAATGGCCCATGTCAGCGCGGCGCCATCGCCGCCGTTGCCGACCCACGGGTTTACGAGACGCTGAGCCTCATGCACGCCCGCGTCGCCGAGCCTTGGACCGTCGACATGCTCGCGCGGCGCGTGGGCATGTCGCGCTCAGGGTTCGCGGCGCGCTTCACGGAGCTCGTGGGCGAATCCCCGCTCCAGTACCTCGCGCGCTGGCGCATCGCGCGGGCCGCGGAGCTGCTTCGCGACACCACCGAGAAGGTGGAGACCATCGCAGGCCGCGTGGGGTACGAGAGCGTTCCTGCGTTCAGCCGCGCGTTCAAACGCTTGCAGGGCACGGGCCCGGCAGCGTTCCGGCGCGGGCCCTTCGCACACACAGACGAGAAGCGCTCCGCGGTGGGCGATGCGCTTCCGCAGGGGCATGGCCGCGAGCAACGTCCACGCCGGTGA